Proteins encoded within one genomic window of Candidatus Neomarinimicrobiota bacterium:
- a CDS encoding sigma-70 family RNA polymerase sigma factor: MNQTVDDLSNEALSALVDEAKRGTDGAQSRLISLSYTKIYRYIYYRVNQKEDAEDLTNDVFVRMLDSLEQQRGSFLAWLYQIAKNRIVDYYRKQDVRSDTSDVGETIEYFESEGKPIDKMFMRKELQKGINQLTEDQQDVIILRFIEGYQANEVADQLDKSPTAVRQLQYRALNQLRKMIPEKE, from the coding sequence ACCAGACCGTCGACGATCTGTCCAACGAGGCCCTGAGCGCGCTGGTAGATGAGGCGAAGCGAGGGACAGATGGAGCGCAGTCGCGGTTGATTTCATTGTCCTACACGAAAATCTACCGGTATATCTATTACCGGGTGAACCAGAAGGAAGACGCGGAGGATTTGACCAATGATGTCTTTGTCCGGATGCTGGATTCGCTGGAGCAGCAACGCGGTTCGTTCCTGGCGTGGCTCTACCAGATCGCCAAGAACCGGATCGTGGATTACTACCGCAAGCAGGATGTCCGCAGCGACACCAGCGACGTCGGGGAAACCATCGAATACTTCGAGAGTGAAGGGAAACCGATAGACAAGATGTTTATGCGGAAGGAGCTGCAGAAAGGCATCAACCAACTGACCGAAGATCAGCAGGACGTGATAATCCTGCGGTTCATCGAGGGCTACCAGGCGAATGAGGTAGCGGACCAACTGGACAAGTCGCCGACGGCAGTGCGACAGCTCCAGTACCGGGCGCTGAACCAGCTTCGGAAGATGATCCCGGAAAAAGAATAG